A genomic segment from Candidatus Eisenbacteria bacterium encodes:
- the gatC gene encoding Asp-tRNA(Asn)/Glu-tRNA(Gln) amidotransferase subunit GatC: MPIDAKVVHDVAALSRLELDPSEEARLVQELASILSYVEQLQALDVDGIEPTSQVGAGSKSRLREDRVTPCDVRDEALAQAPDRDGDYFRVPQVV, from the coding sequence ATGCCGATTGATGCGAAAGTCGTCCACGACGTGGCGGCCCTGTCGAGGCTCGAACTCGACCCCTCGGAGGAAGCCCGGCTGGTCCAGGAGCTGGCCTCGATTCTCTCCTACGTGGAGCAGCTCCAGGCGCTGGACGTGGACGGCATCGAGCCGACCAGTCAGGTCGGGGCCGGGTCGAAGAGCCGGCTCCGCGAAGATCGCGTGACGCCGTGCGACGTTCGTGACGAGGCGCTCGCCCAGGCGCCCGACCGGGACGGCGACTATTTCCGCGTTCCACAAGTCGTATGA
- the gatA gene encoding Asp-tRNA(Asn)/Glu-tRNA(Gln) amidotransferase subunit GatA: MSKAEVLESAEAIGRAVLSGDRSAAEVARTFLDRMDGTADRLHTYLHRDRERTLAMARAVDSRIASGERLTPLAGVPVALKDNLCTRGVPTTCGSKILEGYLPPYDAHVVERLREAGAVFTGKTNCDEFAMGSSTENSAFFPTRNPWDLERVPGGSSGGSAAAVAAGEAALALGSDTGGSVRQPAAFCGVFGLKPTYGAVSRYGLVAFASSLDQIGPIARTARDTALLYNAICGRDERDMTSRAEAAPVPLEELERGVSGLRLGIPRDLIGEGVDPEILGSLDRVAKTLAGKGAEVLDVRLPHARYSIATYYLIAPAEASSNLARYDGVRYGFRAKSADLRSMYAATRGRGFGREVRRRILLGTYALSAGYYDAYYLRAMKVRTLIRRDFDEAFTRADAILLPTTPTPPFKIGEKVDDPLAMYLNDIFSIPASLAGVPAVSFPAGSTRAKLPIGLQLVGRPFEEATLLRIARAWESENVDAARVPPFLGGRGR; this comes from the coding sequence ATGAGCAAGGCCGAGGTTCTCGAATCCGCCGAAGCGATCGGCCGCGCCGTCTTGAGCGGAGACCGAAGCGCGGCGGAAGTGGCGCGCACGTTCCTCGATCGAATGGACGGGACCGCGGACCGGCTGCACACGTACCTTCACAGGGATCGGGAGCGCACGCTCGCCATGGCGCGCGCGGTCGACTCACGGATCGCGTCGGGAGAGAGGCTTACGCCGCTCGCGGGCGTCCCGGTTGCATTGAAAGATAACCTCTGCACTCGCGGGGTTCCGACGACCTGCGGCTCGAAGATTCTCGAGGGATATCTTCCCCCCTACGACGCCCACGTCGTGGAGCGGCTGCGGGAAGCGGGGGCTGTCTTCACGGGTAAAACCAATTGCGACGAATTTGCGATGGGGTCTTCCACCGAGAATTCCGCCTTTTTCCCGACCCGAAACCCCTGGGACCTGGAGCGGGTGCCCGGCGGCTCGAGCGGCGGCTCCGCCGCCGCCGTTGCCGCGGGGGAGGCGGCCCTCGCGCTCGGTTCCGACACCGGAGGATCGGTGCGCCAACCCGCCGCATTCTGCGGGGTGTTCGGGTTGAAGCCGACCTATGGGGCGGTCTCGCGATACGGGCTCGTCGCCTTCGCTTCCTCGCTCGATCAGATCGGACCGATCGCGAGAACCGCGCGCGACACAGCGCTCCTCTACAACGCGATCTGCGGGCGCGATGAGCGGGACATGACGAGCCGCGCGGAGGCCGCGCCGGTTCCGCTCGAGGAGCTCGAGCGCGGGGTCTCCGGGCTCAGGCTCGGGATCCCCCGCGATCTGATCGGGGAAGGGGTGGATCCCGAGATCCTCGGCTCCCTCGATCGGGTAGCGAAGACGCTCGCCGGGAAAGGGGCCGAGGTTCTCGACGTCCGCTTGCCACACGCGCGCTATTCGATCGCGACCTATTACCTCATCGCCCCGGCCGAAGCTTCGAGCAACCTCGCCCGCTACGACGGGGTGCGGTACGGCTTCCGCGCCAAGAGCGCCGACCTCCGGTCGATGTACGCCGCCACTCGAGGGCGTGGTTTCGGCCGCGAGGTGAGGCGCCGGATCCTCCTCGGCACGTACGCGCTCTCGGCTGGATACTACGACGCCTATTATCTCCGCGCGATGAAGGTGCGGACCCTGATTCGGAGGGATTTCGACGAGGCGTTCACTCGCGCGGACGCGATTCTGCTCCCCACGACGCCGACCCCTCCGTTCAAGATCGGCGAGAAGGTGGACGACCCCCTCGCGATGTATCTGAACGATATCTTCTCGATTCCCGCGTCTCTGGCCGGCGTGCCCGCAGTGTCCTTTCCGGCGGGTTCCACGCGGGCCAAGCTGCCGATCGGTCTTCAGCTCGTGGGGCGCCCCTTCGAGGAGGCGACGCTGCTCCGCATCGCGCGTGCGTGGGAGTCCGAGAACGTGGACGCGGCCCGGGTGCCCCCGTTCCTGGGCGGGCGCGGGCGATGA